The following nucleotide sequence is from Hevea brasiliensis isolate MT/VB/25A 57/8 chromosome 7, ASM3005281v1, whole genome shotgun sequence.
ATTTGAAAAGCTAAATAACAATAGAGGTTTCAGGCTTCTCAACTAAAAATTCCTTTGGACCTATGGTTAGCTTTCAAGAGGCATAAGTGCTTGAAAATTCTCACTGATTCATTTATTCTATTTGAGATGGACTTTATAAGCATATTACCCATATAGTCCTAAACCTACTTGAACAAATAAAGAATTGCAAACTTGTACTGAATTGTAAGCCAAAGATGATATGTTTGGTTAGGTACATGATTCTTTCTTATTGGCTGTGTCACTCTGtccatatttttttttaaattatcaagTGGCATCTTTATTTTCAAGTTAGACTCacttgaaatgaagtttattgggatGCAGGTTATTGACAACAGTGGTGTCTTTGATCATTAAAAATTCTTTTTGGAAAATTCAGAACATCTTTAGATGTTGGGAAGAATATGAATTTACGCATTCATTTGCTGCTTAGTTTGCCACCAACTTTGGTGTTTGATCTGTAAATATATAAACAGAGATATTTCCTTTATTGACAGGGGTTCTGTTCTCAAGCAAAAAGCATCCCAAAACTAAGGATTTAATGGTAGATCTTTACTCGAGTTTTTTGGTTATGGTCTAAGTATAATTACTTTGCTCATTAATATGTCACTGTGTGCCAATCATATTTCAAATTTCTGATCCAAGCATGTCAAATCCACTTTTGCAGCCTGAAGATTTCTGGATTAGTGCACCGAAGAAAGGGATTGTTGTATTTGCTCTACCGGGGGAGCCGGGCCTGACAGAGTTGGTTGGagacttcaaaatccattttcatgaTCGCCAAGGAGATTTCTACTGGTTTGTAAATTCCCAATTTGAAACACCTATAATTGTTTTTCCCTAGTAGGATGCTATGCTAAAAAGAGAGCCATTTTTACAATTCACTGAATTACTTTTAATGCAAAAGTAGAAGGAATTTCTTGTCAATATTTAAGGGAGACCTACAAGGTTCCCGCTCTTTTTGTCCGTCTACTCTAATTCTTGGGACTGAATATGCCTTTTTTTCCATTTCTTGTCTCCTTTTGCCCTTTTGGGCTTCAGTTGGTTAAATACAACGATGACCGAGAATAGAAAAACACTAAATGCGTCTGATCTTGATGGTTTTGACAAGGTAAATGATTCTCTCTTTTTTATTTATCTTGTTCAGTAGGACAATAGGTAGGTTAGATTTCTCAGTCTCTTCCAACATCCTTTTGATGGCATGTTGACTGTTTCTCTTTTGCAGAGAAAACTGCCTTCACCAGGGTTTCAAGTTGAAGTTGTGATGATAGATTATGATGGTACTTTGCCAACAAGTTCTAAAGGTGATTCTGCCACCAAAGGATCTGATGGTACTACAAGTACAGGTTATACTCTGAAATCAAGTGGTGGACTTGAGACTAATTCCAACCGAAAAAAAGTTGCCGAGAATGAAGATGATGTATTTTCGGATAGTGAGGGAGAAGAAACCAGTTCTCCAAAAAGCAGGCAAGCTACTGGCCCTGGAGTAGGATCCACTCAATCTAGTCACACATCTAGCATCTCAACAGAGCAAATGAGGAGCTTAACACATGGAACTGAGCAAATGTTGCTTGGGAGTCGAGAACCTTCCCTTATTAATGCTTCAGATCGGCCAACTACTGATAGGATTGAGAAACCTGCTTCAGGCCTTGAGGTTCCAAGCCTGGATTCTGTAGGGGTGAATGAAATTAAGGCAATTGCTGCTGATGCTTCAGTTTTCAGTTTTGGAGATGAAGAAGATTATGAAAGCGATTGAAGCTTATTGCAGAGTAAGTGTATGAGAAACAAGCACAGGTGAGCTCTTCAGAAGCAAATGAAAATATCTGGGGCCATTTGGAGATTGGATGTTAATTGAATTCATTCCTTTCATTCATTTGTTATTTACTAAGACAGGAAAATTTGTACCATTTTGCAAAAACtcttccatctctctctctctctctctctcatgccaTCAAGCATAAGTTGCCGAAAATTCAAACCATAAATCTTGAGGCATGTTTGGTTCCTGTTAGAAATGGAACAAAAGTGAGAATGGATATGGATGTCATCTGAGGATTAAATTTTAACCTATGTTTGGATGCTTAATTGTGCAAGGGAATTAGAGAGAAATTAAAcaagagaaatgaagagaaaagaaaagaaatttaatttattttttattgtttggatagattattaaaattaaagagaaaTGATGTGAGTTAATTTCAAATGAGAGGAGAAATTTTATTTCTCCTTATTTCTCTTCCTTTTATCTCTTTTAGTTAATGTCTAAACAAGGGAATGgataaaaatcattttttttttctcctctctaTTTCCCTCAATCCAAACAAAGCATTAAAACATTCTATTTCAATTCATTTTTGAGAGACTTGGAGAAGAATTAGTATAGGACAATTGATGAGCATATATCAGATTCATAACGAAGAATTTGAATAAAAACTCATAACTATATATGCTGGTTTCTTCTTGTTTCCATTTCATTGCAATTTGAGAACAAAAGTGAAAGAACAAACGAAAAACAGGGAACAATTTCCCATGAAAAtgtaaattttacaaaaaaaattttcaccttTTGTTATTTGAACTACCATTTTCATTGCCCTACCATCTCCTAAATGCACAAGCCACTAGATTCCTAATTGCAAAGAGCCCAAGCTTCGCTCTAAACAAAGCCAATCTCCCATTACTATTCGATGGAACATCTGCAACCACCATTTGACCACTCATTTCAGGAAACTCTAAACCACTTTCTTGGCCTACACCATCACTCATACTAGCATCTAAACCTTCATTGTCACTACCAGCAGCATCAAAATTAACAACTAGCGAGGCTTTTTGCCGCTGCAAGCACTCCACAACTTCACTGCTCACTCCTCTGCATTGCTTCAACTTGATCTTAACCAAATTGGGACATCCCCAAGCAAGAGCTCGGATTGCAACGTCTGAAATAGCACATCCCTTTATACACAGCTTTTTCAATGCCACGCATTTAGCTGCAATGCAAGCAATCTCTTGATCACCAATGCTTCCAGTCCCACACAGCGCCAATCGTTCCAGTTTCTGGCAATTAGCAGCAATCACGGCCAAGCTCGCCTGCGTCGCATCAACACCAATCAAAACCAGCTCTTGTAGATTTGGACAATGTTTGGCCACTGCAATTAAACCTTCATCTCCAATCCTATTAGTCCTCCATCCATCTATGTGAAGCTTCCTCAGTTGCTTGCAATTCTCCGCCACGCAAACAAGCCCAAAATTCGAACACTCTGGGGTTTTCACTATATGCAAAATCTCCATATTTACCCATTTCGAAATCGCTGCAAGACCAATGTCGCTCATTTGAATCCTTTCAAGGTGTACATCAATTAATAAGTTGTTTTCGTTTCCAATAATTTGAAGTACCTTATCCCAATCACCCAAACACCGAATAATTTTCAAGGTTTTAAGATTTTTAGCTCCGATCACAAGCTGTTCAAAAGactgaccgttgactagctccttcAAGCAGATCGATTTTAAAGACGAAGCCGCGGCCCCTGGGGCGATCGTGTTGGCTCCGTCGTGTATTCCTCGGAGCCGCTTAATAGACAGATCCTCCAGCGCCTTGCAGTGATCCAGCACCGCGTTTATGCCTTTGGTGCCGAAAGCGCACGAGCCAAAAGAGAGCTTTCTCAAGTTCTTGCAATTTTCAGCGAATGCGGCCATACCGTCGTCGGTGATTTCGCGGCAGCCGCGGATCTTAAGGCGCTCAAGTTTCTGACAACGGACGGAGATCATGACAAAAGTATCATCATTTAAGCTCATGGATTTGCGGTCACAACGCAAGGAGAGTTTAGTGACCGAATCGAACCGCGTGAATAGAGAAGGAATACACGAAAAAATCTCCACTTTCGCGTGTAGAGAGAGCCGGTGGCGGTTCCGACCGTCAACGAGTAACCACCGGCGGCAAACCAAGGAGCAGCTTTTCCGGTCTCCAGTAGAAAGGAATTGGAAAATGTACGCCAAACACTCGTCAGGAATATCCTCCGTATAATCAACATCAGCAGTTGCTTCGTTAGGGAGCTCTGGCGATTGCGATGAAGAAGAAACAATCGCCGGAGTTAAAACCCGATTGGAAGAATTGGAGGTGGAAGCTGACTGACCCATTGGGAAAACGAACGACACGCGCCGCCGTAAATCAAATATAATATGTATAGAGAATCAGTTTCTGCGTTAAAGTCTAATGTTTTGTCACTGGAGGTGGAATCTGGAGAGGATAATATAAATGGAGATCTGTAGATTAGGTATTCAATTGTGATTTTCTTACCCGGTCAATTGGGGTGCGTGTTCTCTTCGCAATCGCCATCGT
It contains:
- the LOC110652010 gene encoding F-box protein SKIP2 is translated as MGQSASTSNSSNRVLTPAIVSSSSQSPELPNEATADVDYTEDIPDECLAYIFQFLSTGDRKSCSLVCRRWLLVDGRNRHRLSLHAKVEIFSCIPSLFTRFDSVTKLSLRCDRKSMSLNDDTFVMISVRCQKLERLKIRGCREITDDGMAAFAENCKNLRKLSFGSCAFGTKGINAVLDHCKALEDLSIKRLRGIHDGANTIAPGAAASSLKSICLKELVNGQSFEQLVIGAKNLKTLKIIRCLGDWDKVLQIIGNENNLLIDVHLERIQMSDIGLAAISKWVNMEILHIVKTPECSNFGLVCVAENCKQLRKLHIDGWRTNRIGDEGLIAVAKHCPNLQELVLIGVDATQASLAVIAANCQKLERLALCGTGSIGDQEIACIAAKCVALKKLCIKGCAISDVAIRALAWGCPNLVKIKLKQCRGVSSEVVECLQRQKASLVVNFDAAGSDNEGLDASMSDGVGQESGLEFPEMSGQMVVADVPSNSNGRLALFRAKLGLFAIRNLVACAFRRW